The Hevea brasiliensis isolate MT/VB/25A 57/8 chromosome 1, ASM3005281v1, whole genome shotgun sequence genome has a window encoding:
- the LOC131179132 gene encoding uncharacterized protein LOC131179132: MTTETLIFLFLLFSQSCNGRDTSLCAPSSCGNNHNIRYPFGLRTDLNNCGDHRFELSCENNFTVLNLFRGKYYVQSINYDNFTIRLVDAGVHQHNCSSFPRFPLPVDYFNDDEIVPYSYYKYQWTKSEEDKWAKLGEPPMLSQMIIFIKCPNPVYSPLYVDTAPCVLRGFNSSVSALKRHYSYVNIGDMKASELMESCSVEMISMFPVSAKKNMSFIEIHRELAFGFQLSWHKYIIKCEKCYSRSCYRDSRNRVRCMYMQGE; this comes from the coding sequence ATGACTACAGAAACGCTCATCTTTCTTTTCCTGCTTTTCTCCCAAAGTTGCAATGGAAGGGATACAAGTCTCTGTGCCCCTTCTTCATGCGGCAATAACCACAACATTCGTTACCCTTTCGGATTACGAACTGATCTAAATAATTGCGGAGACCATAGATTTGAGCTTTCTTGTGAAAATAATTTCACAGTGTTAAATCTATTCCGAGGAAAATATTATGTCCAGTCCATCAATTACGATAACTTCACTATCCGACTGGTGGATGCCGGCGTTCATCAGCATAATTGCTCCTCCTTTCCTCGTTTTCCTTTACCAGTTGATTATTTTAATGATGATGAGATTGTTCCATATTCCTATTATAAATACCAATGGACAAAGTCAGAAGAAGACAAATGGGCTAAGTTGGGAGAACCTCCCATGTTATCGCAGATGATTATTTTCATCAAGTGCCCAAATCCAGTGTACTCTCCCCTTTACGTGGACACCGCTCCTTGCGTTTTACGTGGATTCAATTCTTCTGTATCTGCTTTGAAGAGGCACTACTCTTATGTAAATATCGGAGACATGAAGGCATCCGAATTGATGGAGTCGTGCAGCGTGGAGATGATAAGTATGTTTCCAGTTTCAGCAAAGAAGAACATGTCCTTTATTGAAATTCACAGGGAGCTTGCATTTGGGTTTCAGCTTTCCTGGCACAAGTACATCATCAAATGTGAAAAATGTTATTCTCGGAGTTGCTATCGGGACAGCAGAAACCGTGTTCGATGCATGTACATGCAGGGTGAGTAA